The DNA window TAATCCTTAAATAATCCATATCTCATTTTTTCTTGAAACCTACTAGAGCTGATTATCACTGCTTGAAGCAGATCTGCTCCTATAGCTACTCCAAAATCCTGTTCAAGGTCAGGGTCACACTATCCCATCCCACCTTCCCAAACAACTGCAGTCAAATCCTGACTCTTCCAGATCTATCTCCTGCCTCTCTCAATTGTCTTTGAACCCATAATCAATACAATatgcttgtctttctttcttatctcCCCACAAACCTCTCTCCCATGTCCACCCCTAGTTCCCTCCCTTCCTATCCCTCCATGTGACTCAAAGTGAACATGAACTTCTTACCCATACTTTCCACAGTTATATTGACTTCTAGCTCTTGCACGAACCCCAAACACACTCACAACCACCTAAGCATATTAAGACAGACAAAACTCCAATGCATTTGGCAAATTTAATGTAATTCTGATACCAAAATATGAGAGCACACAGGAAGCAAACAACAAAGCAGGAACAGCAGACAGATCTGTCATAGTGGGACACACTCAGCTGATGGGTAGCAGTTGCTGTGGATAAAGATTCCAAAGCTGTACCTCGATTCCATGGAAATACTGCTGCTACTTATTAGTGGGATCTGTAAAGGGGGATGACCCTGAAAAAAGCCAAAACAGGGACACATTTTAGCACAAACATACCAATATCTCATATTTTCTGCCTCATCTTCATCTTCAGGGTGTCTTCTGTTATGTCCCTGCTAGTGGACCCATCCCTATAGACCATGGACATGGGAATATGGAGTTACCTGAAACAACTAGCCATAGGAGAAGCCACAGGCACCAAGGCTAGTGGCTCCACCACCAAAGCCAGCACTGGTGCTTGGTCCACCGCTGAATCCACCATTGGGGTTCAGTCCATCACCAAAGCCAGCATTGCTACTTAGTCCACCACTGAAGCCAGTACCGGTACTCAGTCCACCGAGGAAGCCAGATCCAGTGCTTGGTCCACCGAAGCCAGTTCCTGTGCTTGGTCCACCACCAAAGCCACCAGTGCTTAGTCCTCTGCAGAAGCCAGCACCGGTGCTTGGTCCACCACTAAAGCCAATAATAGAATTGGGTCCGCTACTGAAGCTTGAGCTGGTGCTGGCTTCACCAGTAAAGCCCGTGCTGGTGTTGGAATCACTGCCAAAGCCGATGATGGTACTCAGTCCTCTGTCAAAGCTGGCATTAGGCCCACCGCCAAAGCCATCACTGGCACTGAGGCTAACATTAAAGCCTGTAGCAGTGCCAAGTGTGCTGCCAAAGCCAGCATGGGTACCAAGTCCACTAGCAAAGCCATCACTAGAGACCAATCCACTACCGAAGCCAGTGCTGCTGCCAAGTCCATCACCAAAGCCAGCACTGGCACCCAGTCCCCCACTGAAGTCAGTGCTGGTATTTAGTCCACCACTGAAGCCAGCATTGGTGCCCAGTCCCCCACTGAAGTCAGTGCTAGCGCTTAGTCCACCACCAAAATCACTGTTGGTGCTTAGTCTACCACCAAAGCCAGTGCTGGCGCCTAGGCCATCATCAAAACCCGAGCTGGGGCCTAAGCTGTCACCAAAGCCAGTGCTGGTACCTAGGCTGCCACCAAAAGCGGCACTGGTGCTCAGTCCACTTCCAAAGCCAGCACTGGTGCTTAACCCACTGCCAAAGCTAAAAGCAGCACTGGTGTTGGGCCCCTCACTGTAACTAGCACTAGTAACACCACTAAAGCAGGAACTGGTGTTGGCAGAGCCACTGAAACATAGGTTGGTGCTAGAGGCATTGCCAAAGCAAAGGTTGGTGCTGGGCACTCCACCAAAACAGAGGCTGGTGCTCTGAGCGCCACCAAAACTGACTCTAGTATTGGGAGAACTGCCAAAGCTAATGCTGTTGCTGGGGCTACCATTAAAGTCAGTGGTACTGAGTGCGCCACTGAAGCCAACGCTGGTGCTGAAGGCATCGCCGAAGTCAGGGTTGTTGCTGGAAGCACCTCCAAAGCCAGCACTTGCATTAAGTGCCCCGCCAAAACTGGCACTGGTGCTGACGGCACCACCAAAATCGGCACTGGTGCTGATGGCACTACCAAAGCTGACACTGCTGTTGAGTGCACCACCTAGGCTGGCACAAGTGCTGATGGCGCTACCAAAGCTGGCACTGCTGCTGAGTGCACCACCTAAGTTGGCGTCAGTGCTGATGGCGCTGCCAAAGCTGGCACTGCTACAGAGTGCACCTCCTAAGCTGGCACCGGTGCTGATGGCACCGCCAAAGCTGGTACTGCTGTTGAGTGCACTGCCTAAGCTGGCACCGGTGCTGATGGCGCTGCCAAAGCTGGCGCTGCTATTGAGTGCGCCACCTAAATTGGCACCGGTGCTGATGGCACCGCCAAAGCTGGCACTGCTACTGAGTGCACTGCCTAAGTTGGCACCGGTGCTGATGGCGCTGCCAAAGCTGATGCTTGTGCTTAGGGCGCCCCCAAAGTCAGAAGTAGTACTAGAAGAGGCACCAAAGGAGACATTGGTGCTAAGTGTGCCACCAAAACCAGTGCTAGTGCTAGGAGAACCACCAAAGCAGATACTGGTACTCAGTGTGCCTCCGAAGCTGGCACCAGAGCTGGGAGAGCTACCAAAGCAGACACTGGTGCTAAGTGTGCCTCCAAAGCCAGTGGTGGTGCTGAGTGCACCACTGAAGACGGTGCTTGTAGTGGGTGCTCTGCCAAAGCTGGTGCTCGGGCTGAGTGCCCCACTAAAGGCAGCTGCGGTGCTGTTGAGTGGGCCTCCAAAGCCACAGCTGGCTCTGCCACTGAAAGTGGCAGTGGTACAAGGTGCACCGCCAAAGCTAATACTGGCTCCGCCACTGAAACTAGTACTGGTGGTGGGTCCACCACCAAAGCTAATGCTCGCCGTGCTGCTGAAACTGGTACTGGTACTGGGCGCACCACCAAAGCTAATGCCGGCCGCACTGCAGAAACCAGTGCTACCGTTGGATACGTCACCAAAGCTAATGCTGGCTCCGCCACTAAAGCTGGCACTGGTGTTTGGTGCTGCACCGAAAGTGATGCCTGCCCTGCCACCAAAGCCACCACTGGGGCTGGGTCCACCACTGAAGCTAATACCAGCACTATCACTCAAACTACTCCTGGTACTAGCTCCTGGGTTGAAGTCAATATTGCTGGTGACATCCTCATTTTCTTGGGTTCTGGCTTCAATTTCAAATGAAAATCGGTTCCAGGCCTGAGCATCGTCCCCTAACTCTTCCCTCGTTAGGCAGTCAATATCCATGTCGTCCCAATTCCAAGGTCCGGCCACAGCTTCCTCTCCAATTCCCATCTGGGCTCTCGCTTCGGCCCTGGCCTCAGCCTCAGCCACAGCCACTGCTGCGGCTTGAACTTCCATCTCTACTGCCTCCCGGTACTGAGAAGCCCAGTCCTTGGGGTCTTTCTTCTGCACCTAAAATGGAAATGAGAATTATAAGGAAAATAGCCCTTGTAATTGTGTGCAAAATAACCAATAGCAGTAAGTTGAAAAAGAATCACTCAGTGGAGTTCTAATGGGTCCATCCTGAGGTCTAATTTCAGCTGTGATTACTTACATGGAACCTTGCACAAATCACTTAATCTCACTGAGCCCAAATGTCTTCATTTATACAAATGGGAAATAAGAAAGTCTGCATGGACTGAGTATCTTTATAGACCCAAAATTCATATGGTGAACAATCAACCTCCAATGTGACTATATTTGGAGATAAGTTCTTTTATGGGGATAAATGCAGTTAAATAAAGGCATATGGATGAGGACCTGATCTAATAGGATTATCGCCCTGTAAGAAGAGACATTAACAAGCTTGGGCTCTCTGCCATGTGAAGACATGGTAAAAAGTGAGTTGTGTGTAAGCCAGGAAGAGCCCCTACCAGAAACTAACTGTGAAGAATATCTTTCTAGGATTTTCTGTCTCAATGGTGAGAAAatcaattgtatttttttaagccactgagtttatagtactttttttttttttcttttcgaggtagggtctcactctagtccaggctgacctggaattcactatgtagtctcagggtagtcttgaactcatggcgatcctcctgcctctgccacccaagtgctgggattaaaggcgtgtgccaccacgcccagcatgagtTTATAGTACTTTGTAATGGCAGCCTGAGCTGTCTGCTATAAAGAGTGAAAAATGAATAAGACAATATGAAGGTATGCATCCTTACAGCATTGTGACATGATGCTGTCATCTACACATGTATTGAGCTGCATTCATGGATTTCCTGGGACATCTGTATCCACGGGCTGCAGGTTGGATACACTTGAGTATCTAGCAGTATTGTGGGGCAGTCATGGGGCTTCAGAAGTTGAAGTACAAACTGAAGATTGtcctgtatctatctatcattgtACATAGCCTGCCACAGCCAGGGGAATACCATTCCTTTAACATGGCAAACTCAGGAAGCTCATTACCTTGCATGCAAACTTGAGAACTTTCATCTTGCTAGTCTCATGGTAAGAACGCAGGCCCCAGAAGAACTCATATTCAGGTGGTCTGCTGTTGGGGACTCTCTTGTATTCCAGATAtcttggaaaaaagaaatgaaacttgcTTCTACCCAAGCAAGCCTATTGCTTAACCATTTAGGCCACAGATGTCAACCTCCTCTAAACAAACACTAATAGTCTCTGGGGAAAGATTTTCAAGGCCTTTGCCACTCATAGTCCCTGGTCTTGACCACTGATACTGAGCCATTTTCAGCTGGCCTTGTACAAAACAGgtatttgggagaaaaaaaaatatgtgtcatGATGTGACAGGAAGATCAATGTGTCTTGCTCCTGTCAACACTTACCTCAGATTCTGATGTGGTATGTTGTAAATAGAGGGCTCATTCTTTGGGCCCATGTTTTGAGCACATCCCTGTTCAAGGGTCCCAAATGAGGCCTAGACAGGCCCTGGACAGTCTACCcactggaatttatttttttttacccacTGGAATTCTGGACAGTACTCAGGTATAGGACACAAGATGCCCAaccatctaaaaatatttttaaaaatgcatggacTATTCACTTTCTGAAGCAGATAAAAACATCTAGAaaacttcaggggctggagagatgacttagcagttaagtgcttgcctgtgaagcctaaggaccccggttcgaggcttcattccccaggacccacgttagccagatgcacaagggggtgcacgtgtctggagttcgtttgcagtggctggaagccctggtgcgcccattctctctctctgtctctcacataaataaataaataaataagaacaaaaaaatctAGAAGACTTCAGAGCTAGACAACGCCTCTGAACACCACTTACTTCTGCTTCACGAACTCGTCTGTGATGAGCTTCCTCACTTCTCCAAAAAGTGAATGCCTTACCCTGGCAATGGGAAAAACAGCCTATGAACACAGACCAGAACTATCCAAGTGAGGGCAGAGGCATTTCCCAACATGGAAGAAACCTCTGTAGCCCACAGGACAGTCTCAGTGAAGTGAAGAAAGCAGTGAGCATAGAACCACTAGAAGCAAATAGTAGAGGCCAGATGGTTCTGTGTCAGGGGTGCCTGAAGCTCCATCTTACACCTCATCTCAGAACAGAGAacataaggaagaaaagaaggaaagagttcaGAACCATTTCTCCACATGAGAACCcaccaccccctcccccgcctgCTCCACCAGACCACCAGGTTGATGAAATACTGGGACCGTCCTCTCTTGCCAAAGGACAACACGGACAGCAAGCGCTGAGAGAGCCCAATCATACCCAGGGCGCAGCCCCAACTTGCGCAGCACCTCCCAGATGACAGCTGCAAGGGGAGGCAAGAAGGAGACAGGGACGGAAAATAAGCACATGGAATCTGGACAGCAGCTACCCATCcagctgcatccccagccactCACCCTCACTGGCCTTGTTGCCATTCATGAAAATGACACTCAGAATCACCATGAGGAGACCCAACTTTGGTGTGTCCTTGGTCCTAGGGGAATAGTACAGGACACAGGGAAAGTTTATGTCCAGGAGCTGTCTGCAAGACACAGTAACCATCTCACTAGGCTAGCCTCCCCAGACTTCCCAGATACGGCAGAATTCGGCTGGTTCATGTGCTCTGTGTGACCCAAGGCACAGCATTTGCACTTTAAAGCCAAGGTAAAATGGGAAACCGCATCCTACCCCTAACCTGGGTTAATGACGCGATGGAAGGATACCTGTCAACCTGCAACATCACAGGTACCCAGTCAACTGGAGACCTTTATTTCTCTCCCAGACCTCCCACTTCTGAGAGGATTCTAGTCAGAGCCCCAGTGACACTCCTTCCCCTCAAGCATCATGGTCTGTCTACCCATACCAGGAGGCGCTCCCTCCTTTGGGAGCTACTCTATAAAGAGTACCCAATGAGCTGCCCAATGAAGAGACAAGTACCAACAGGCTGCTTTTTTGGAAGCTTGTGGAGAGAAAGCAAACCTGAAAACAAGAACGCCCCACTGCAGGCTCTGAAACTCTTAAGTCAGTCACAAGCAGACAGCACTGCTGCATGCAGGGCTGCAAGCATGCGTGGGAGCCGGGGCTGGGGCTTCTCGGCCACCATGTCCTAGCTTCTAAGAAGAATGTGGGGGGAGAGGGCAGGGAAATGACAGTATCGTGGGTGAAAACAGAAGCCCCTTCCCACCTCAGTACTTGCCCACTTACGTTCCCAGTATGCCTGCAGaggactcctgagtgctgatgaGGATATACAAGCTACTTTGCTTATCAATTTCCTTCAGATTGACTCGAAACATCTGCCAAGTGAAAGAATAGCCTGTGAGATCCCCAAATTCAGCCTAGGTATCAGTTAGTTTTCTAGGCATTCGGCAGCTCACTGTATACCTACAGGTGTTCGATGAGAGAAATTGGTGAGATAATGCACGTAAAGCATGTATCTTAGTACCAAGCACATCGTAAACATGTAACAAACATACGTCACCCACATTGTCTTTGTGATTAGTGGGAATctagggagatagagagggaaacatctggaatacatgagacaaCGTGCCGAGCCCCAGGCTGAAGCCAGGACTAAGCTGGACTGCTTGGGTACTAGCTGCCTTTTCACCACTGGCTTGCTGTGTGCCCAGTGGCTGGTCTGCACCTCTTCCTAGACTAGTGTGTACCTATCTGCACAGTGATGGGGCTGAATTAGTAGGTCTCTGTGCTTCTACCCCAGGAGGGCTCTCTCACACCTCTGTTCCTTTCATGGTTTTCCCAGTGTACCCATCCTCCAAGACTGCCCCTTCACCTTCTCCAGAGCATAGCTTGCTCGCTCAATGATCTCTGGGAAATATTCATCATATTCCTGGATGACATCCTTCAGCATGTCTGCAAGAATGGAGAGATAGAAGAAGCTGGGCCGAACAGAGGTCATATTGGTGCAGTCATTTTCCCAGTCCTATGGTTAAGGCAACCAGTCCTGAACCAGGTTAATAGTAGATGCCAGCCATGGTGAAGTGTGAATGGGGCAGACATGAAGATATGAGAGGAGGCCAAGAATGTAAAGAGTTCCCCTGCAGGTGACTGAGGGAGAAAGTAGTGGAGAACAGAGCTCAAGGAAGATTGGTAGACACTACCTGAGCGCTTGATGGGAATCTTTGTCTGGTCCTTAACTAACAGGTATTTCACCAATTTATTTGCCTGAAAGAGAAACAGTTGGGGAGGTATCAAATGAGCTGGCTGAAAACTCACAAGAATGgcagggaagggggaagagaaagaatatggcaCAGGCAGAATTGGATTCTTACCCTTTCTTGCAAAATGGCCACATCTCGGGGTGGCGGAGGCCTCCGACCCCAGGGGATCCGTCTGTAATTGCTGCCACTTCTTTCTTCCCCATTTGGATGTTTTGACTTTATCGTCAAAA is part of the Jaculus jaculus isolate mJacJac1 chromosome X, mJacJac1.mat.Y.cur, whole genome shotgun sequence genome and encodes:
- the Tro gene encoding trophinin isoform X1, which codes for MDRRKDYGYRMPTFQGPLPPPGSLGLPFSPDVQTETTEDDSVLLMHTLLSATKDPPIASRPKKNKTKKTPIKATTKTTSAAPPGPSANEIAINKPKITLQALNLPVLTQMSQSSATTGAASIQVSPVTSQPKKANKTKRATPKASQGSQSSTGNEDVTTQFKSPLQALPVASHTIHSPVASESGNSLALIASSKPKKASKAKKATNKATGSATEISLALPTTYTANFQGHTANETANVQTTVASIRAKKASKAKKTAAKATNTDSDHLESSNAMEAASRQIEASAALRPKKPKSKKVSNKGSTCASELSEAQPPIQMVTNHALSVTMRIRRGSRARKAATKARATESQTQITEQGAQAKMATSQTSVSALETQVAAAVHALADDYLAHLSLEPTARTRGKRNRKSKHPNGEERSGSNYRRIPWGRRPPPPRDVAILQERANKLVKYLLVKDQTKIPIKRSDMLKDVIQEYDEYFPEIIERASYALEKMFRVNLKEIDKQSSLYILISTQESSAGILGTTKDTPKLGLLMVILSVIFMNGNKASEAVIWEVLRKLGLRPGVRHSLFGEVRKLITDEFVKQKYLEYKRVPNSRPPEYEFFWGLRSYHETSKMKVLKFACKVQKKDPKDWASQYREAVEMEVQAAAVAVAEAEARAEARAQMGIGEEAVAGPWNWDDMDIDCLTREELGDDAQAWNRFSFEIEARTQENEDVTSNIDFNPGASTRSSLSDSAGISFSGGPSPSGGFGGRAGITFGAAPNTSASFSGGASISFGDVSNGSTGFCSAAGISFGGAPSTSTSFSSTASISFGGGPTTSTSFSGGASISFGGAPCTTATFSGRASCGFGGPLNSTAAAFSGALSPSTSFGRAPTTSTVFSGALSTTTGFGGTLSTSVCFGSSPSSGASFGGTLSTSICFGGSPSTSTGFGGTLSTNVSFGASSSTTSDFGGALSTSISFGSAISTGANLGSALSSSASFGGAISTGANLGGALNSSASFGSAISTGASLGSALNSSTSFGGAISTGASLGGALCSSASFGSAISTDANLGGALSSSASFGSAISTCASLGGALNSSVSFGSAISTSADFGGAVSTSASFGGALNASAGFGGASSNNPDFGDAFSTSVGFSGALSTTDFNGSPSNSISFGSSPNTRVSFGGAQSTSLCFGGVPSTNLCFGNASSTNLCFSGSANTSSCFSGVTSASYSEGPNTSAAFSFGSGLSTSAGFGSGLSTSAAFGGSLGTSTGFGDSLGPSSGFDDGLGASTGFGGRLSTNSDFGGGLSASTDFSGGLGTNAGFSGGLNTSTDFSGGLGASAGFGDGLGSSTGFGSGLVSSDGFASGLGTHAGFGSTLGTATGFNVSLSASDGFGGGPNASFDRGLSTIIGFGSDSNTSTGFTGEASTSSSFSSGPNSIIGFSGGPSTGAGFCRGLSTGGFGGGPSTGTGFGGPSTGSGFLGGLSTGTGFSGGLSSNAGFGDGLNPNGGFSGGPSTSAGFGGGATSLGACGFSYG
- the Tro gene encoding trophinin isoform X2, encoding MHTLLSATKDPPIASRPKKNKTKKTPIKATTKTTSAAPPGPSANEIAINKPKITLQALNLPVLTQMSQSSATTGAASIQVSPVTSQPKKANKTKRATPKASQGSQSSTGNEDVTTQFKSPLQALPVASHTIHSPVASESGNSLALIASSKPKKASKAKKATNKATGSATEISLALPTTYTANFQGHTANETANVQTTVASIRAKKASKAKKTAAKATNTDSDHLESSNAMEAASRQIEASAALRPKKPKSKKVSNKGSTCASELSEAQPPIQMVTNHALSVTMRIRRGSRARKAATKARATESQTQITEQGAQAKMATSQTSVSALETQVAAAVHALADDYLAHLSLEPTARTRGKRNRKSKHPNGEERSGSNYRRIPWGRRPPPPRDVAILQERANKLVKYLLVKDQTKIPIKRSDMLKDVIQEYDEYFPEIIERASYALEKMFRVNLKEIDKQSSLYILISTQESSAGILGTTKDTPKLGLLMVILSVIFMNGNKASEAVIWEVLRKLGLRPGVRHSLFGEVRKLITDEFVKQKYLEYKRVPNSRPPEYEFFWGLRSYHETSKMKVLKFACKVQKKDPKDWASQYREAVEMEVQAAAVAVAEAEARAEARAQMGIGEEAVAGPWNWDDMDIDCLTREELGDDAQAWNRFSFEIEARTQENEDVTSNIDFNPGASTRSSLSDSAGISFSGGPSPSGGFGGRAGITFGAAPNTSASFSGGASISFGDVSNGSTGFCSAAGISFGGAPSTSTSFSSTASISFGGGPTTSTSFSGGASISFGGAPCTTATFSGRASCGFGGPLNSTAAAFSGALSPSTSFGRAPTTSTVFSGALSTTTGFGGTLSTSVCFGSSPSSGASFGGTLSTSICFGGSPSTSTGFGGTLSTNVSFGASSSTTSDFGGALSTSISFGSAISTGANLGSALSSSASFGGAISTGANLGGALNSSASFGSAISTGASLGSALNSSTSFGGAISTGASLGGALCSSASFGSAISTDANLGGALSSSASFGSAISTCASLGGALNSSVSFGSAISTSADFGGAVSTSASFGGALNASAGFGGASSNNPDFGDAFSTSVGFSGALSTTDFNGSPSNSISFGSSPNTRVSFGGAQSTSLCFGGVPSTNLCFGNASSTNLCFSGSANTSSCFSGVTSASYSEGPNTSAAFSFGSGLSTSAGFGSGLSTSAAFGGSLGTSTGFGDSLGPSSGFDDGLGASTGFGGRLSTNSDFGGGLSASTDFSGGLGTNAGFSGGLNTSTDFSGGLGASAGFGDGLGSSTGFGSGLVSSDGFASGLGTHAGFGSTLGTATGFNVSLSASDGFGGGPNASFDRGLSTIIGFGSDSNTSTGFTGEASTSSSFSSGPNSIIGFSGGPSTGAGFCRGLSTGGFGGGPSTGTGFGGPSTGSGFLGGLSTGTGFSGGLSSNAGFGDGLNPNGGFSGGPSTSAGFGGGATSLGACGFSYG